The genomic window TCACCGTGACGGCCTCCGAGCCGACGGCGACCTCGAAGGAGGAACCGCCGGAGGCCGGCCGCAGCCGTGCTCCGGGCAGGGCCGCGGCCAGCGTGGCCGCGTCCTCCTCGCGCCCGGCCGGGTACGTGATGACAGGCGGGCCCGCGGGCCGTACCGACGGGGCCGATGCCGAGGTGTCCGTGACGGCGAACTTGGTGCGCCGCAGCGCCTCGGCGACGACGGCGTCGTCGACACGGACGTCGATTCCCGCGGGGTTGGTCTCGGCACGCGTCTCCGGCACGGGCAGGATCCGGGTGTCACCGGTGACGGGGCGGTCGGCCCGCAGCGCGTTCCACAGCGCCCGCGACCGGGCCGCGTGCCACAGGAGCGTGGAGCCCACGCCGGGCACCCGGTGGTCGAAGTGCGACATCGGCACGGTCGTGAACTCCGTACGGTCCGCCGGGAGCCGGCCCAGCGACCAGCCGATGCGGACGAGATCGTCCAGGCCCGTGCCTTCGTCGGTGCGTACGGACGTGAGGAGCGTGCGTGCCGTGCGCGCGGCGCTCACGGGATCGGCGAGCGCCCCACGGACCGTCAGGTCCTCCAGCATCTCGGCGAGCAGCCGCTGCTGGCGGCGGACCCGGCCGAGATCGCCAGGACGGTTGATGTGCCGGGCCCGGGCGTAGCGCAGTGCCCCGTTCCCGTCGAGGCGGTGCGTGCCCGTGGTGATGTCGAGGCCGGAGTTCTCGTCCTTGAGCGGCTTGTCCGTGCAGACGGTCGCACCGCCCAGGTTGTCGACGGTGCGCTCGAAGCCGGTGAAGCCGGTTTCGAGGTAGTGGTCGATGTGCAGGCCCGTGGCCTTCTCGACGGTGCGCACGGCCATCGGTCCCCGGCCGGCCTTGTACGCGCCGTTGATCTTGCCCCAGCGGGCCGGAGCGGTGGAGCCCTCCGGCGCCGCGTACTCGACGTAGCTGTCGCGGGGGATGGAGACGACGCTCGCGCGCTGCTGGTCCTCGGAGAGATGCACCAGCATCATCACGTCGGTGCAGTCGCAGCCTTCGCCGCCCACGTGAAGGCGCCGCTTCTCGGCGGCCGACAGACCGGTACGGCTGTCGACGCCGACGATCAGGATGTTCGTGCCGCGGCTGCCGTCCCCGGCCGGCGGTTCGGCCGTGCCCGAGCCAGCCCGGGCACCGAGCCAGGGCAGGGAGACCAGGCTGGACAGCAGGGCCAGTCCGACAGTGAGACGGCGCATCACACACCCCTGGGGTGGACATCGGTGAGTGCGAGTGATCGTAGGAGGATCGAGCGCCGTCGATCATGCTATGGGCCGACCGGCGCGCCGTCGCGGCCGTAGTAGTCACCCACGTTGTCCAACGCGGGCCACGCCGTCCCGGCCGGTCCCCGCGCGAACGCCCGCAGGACGTTCGCCGTCACGGTGCGCGTGAAGTGTCCCGCGCGCCCGTCCAGCCCGTGGTTCACCCCGCGCCGGCCGGTACCGGTCGCCTCCAGCGCCTCGACCCAGCGCATCGTGCCCGTGGCGAAGAGTCCCGCGCCGCCGGGCAGCGAGCAGTAGGCCATGTCCGCATGCGAAAGGCGCCCTTTGCACACCACGGGGGAGTGCGCCAGGATCTCGACCGGCCGAGGCGTCGGACGCGTCGGGTCCACGCGGTCGAACTCGACGCCCACCAGGTGCGGGAAGGCATCACCTCGCCGCGCACCCGTGCCTTCCAGCAGCCAGTGCTCCGGACGGGAGACCACGAGCGGCGCGTCCACCGGGTAGCCGGCGTAGAGCACTCCGAGCAGCGAGCTCTCCGGCTCGGGCACGGGACGGCGCCGGTAGTCGTTGGTCGGCGGCAACCCGCGCCGGAAGCCGGGGTCCTCGGCGTAGTCCTCCTTGTAACAGACCACGATCCGGTCCGTGCCGAGCGCGGAGGGCTCGAAACGGACGCGGCGGTAGCAGCAGTTGGCGCCGAGGACGGCGAGGTTCGTCCCGCTGTCGCGCGCCGCTGCCACGTGCCGGCGCTGCTGCGGGCTCCAGTACTCGTCGTGTCCCGGCGACAGCACCGCCGATGCCCCTGCGAGCAGCCGCGGCTCGCGGGCCACGTCCACTCCGGTGGCGTAGGCGAGCGGCAGACCCAGGCGCTCCGCCAGGGCGACGAGCGGTGCTTCGTAGACCAGGTACTGGCCGGCGCCGTTACGGTTGAGGTACGGGCGGTCGAAGGACACGGCGAGCGACCGTGAGTCCTTCCTGCCGCTCCTGCCCCGGTACAGGTCGATGCCGCCCCACCTGTTGTACGCCTGCCAGGTGGCAACGGAGTTGACCACCAGCATCCGCCCCGCCGCCGAGGCCGAGCGGAGCGTGAGCGGTACGTACCGCTGGCCGGCCCGGTCCGCGGCGTCCAGCCGCAGCAGATAGCAGCCTTCCGGCCAGCCCGCCGTGTCCACCTGCGCCGTCCGCTTCCAGTCGCAGTACGCCGTCCTCGTCGCGGGCTCGACCCGCGCGGCGGGCTGGAGCAGGCCGGGCAGGAGGCCGGAGCGCCAGACGAGACGCGCCTTCGCGCCGCCGTACCAGCCCATCCTGTAGGCCGAGATCGTGTACGACGCCGCCGTCGTCGAGACACGCATCGCCACGGGCTCGCCCGGGCGGACGCTCGTGCGCTCGGCGAAGCCCTCGATCGCCCGCGGCGCGCCCGCGTGGACGATCCGCCAGTCGGGGCTTCCCGGCCTGGCGTTCTCGGCCCGTACGTCGAACGGCTGATCGCCGGAGTGCGCCGGTGCGGGTGTTGGTGCCTGTGGCTGCGCCTGCGTCTCTGCCTCTGCTTCTGCCGGCGGGCGGCCCGGCCACGGGCCCGCCGGGACGAGTGCGGCGGCCGCGAGCCCCAGGATCCGCCTGCGCTCGGGAAACGGCGGATCCGCCGTGGCGGCAGGGTCATCGTCGCGCTGAGTCATTGAGTCCCTCGGTCCTGCCGGTCGTGCACGCCCGCGCGTACGCCTCGTGTCCCGTTCGGTCCCCTCCCGTCCCCTCCCGTCCTGTTCAGGACATCTAAAGCGCCGAGCGGGCCACCACTTCGGAACCGCGCCGCGTGCGGCACACCAGAGCCGCTCGAGAGGCTGTGCCGCTCGTGTGCAGGGCCGTGGCCGTCGGCGTGGTGCCGGTGCTGCGACAAGGTCCCCGGAGCAGGGGAGCAGGGGAGCAGGGGAGCGGGGGAGCAGGGGAGCCGTGAGCGGGTCTCGCGGGGGCAACTCCGGCCGACATCAGGAGCGTTGTTTTGCCAGGTGCGGCCTTGCCGGCACCCGAGCGGCCACAGCAGAGCAGAAGTTGTCAGCATGATGCACTGGCCGCTGCAGCTTCGTGACACCGCAGCGGGACGCGTGTAGCTGGTACGCCGCCGGGGCGCCGGACGTGCGCCGTGGGCCCGGGCGCCCGGGGCCGGGGGCCTGGGGGCGTCAGCCCCCGGCGAGCGCCAACGCCGAGGCGGGGTCCGGCGCCGCGGGCCCGGCGGGGGCCCAGCCGCCGCCGGATCTGGCGTACGGCCACCAGCGCCCGTCAGGGCCCACCCGCAGCTGTGCGTCCGCGCCCACGACCGTCCAGCGGCCCGCGCCCGCGCTCCGCAGCCGTGGCCGATCGCCCTCGTCCCAGCCCTCCGCCAGCTGCGCCTCCGCCCGGACGAGCGTCTCCTCGTCCGGAACCCGGCCGTCCTCCAGGACCGTGAGCGCCGCCGCCCCGCCGGAGCGCCAGGCGCGGACCGCGAGGCCGAGGCCGGACCGCGTACGTCCCGAGCCCGCCGCCAGCCGCGCAGCGACCGCCGCCGTGAGCCGGGCGCCGTCGTCCCCGGCCGACGCGGCCAGCCGCACCGCGTCCTGGCGCACGGCCAGCTCTGGCTCCACGGGCCGCCGTTCATGCCCGGCAGCCAGCGCCTCCGCAAGCATCCGGTGCGCCCGAACCGCCGCGTCCGCCGCCAGGAACTCCAGGGCGTCCGGGTCCACGCCCGGCGCCGGGGCCGTTTCCGTGTCGAGCGACGGCGGCATCCCCGGCTCCGCCGGCAGCGGCGGCGGCTCCGGCAGCGCCGGCAGGATCCCCGCCGCGGCGAACGCCTCGTCGGCGCGTACGCCATCGGACACCGGAGCGGACGGTTCCGCGCGCGCGGCGCTGCGCACCTGGAGCTCGTCGAGGAGCCGCCGCTCCCCGCGGCCGCGCAACAGCAGCAGCACGAACGGGTCGTGGTCCAGCAGCCGCGCCACCTGGTAGCTCAGCGCGGCCGTGTGCGGACACAGGTCCCACGCCTCGCAGGAGCACGTCGGCTCCAGGTCCCCGATGCCCGGCAGCAGTCCGGCCCCGGCATCCGCCGCGTCCTCGACGAGGTGCGGCGGCATCTCCCGGTCCAGCAGCGCCGCGATGTGGCCCGCCCGGTCCACCGCCATGTCCAGGAAGCGATCCCAGGCGTCGCCCGTCAGCTCCGGCAGCAGGACGTCGCTGCGGTACGCCGTGCCGTCCCGGTCCCGCACCACCGCCGTGATTCGGCCGGGGCGCACGGACACCGCCCCGACCGCCCCGGCGCGCGCCTGCCTGCGACCCTGCTTGAGCTGCTCGGAGTCGAGCGCCGAGTCCTCCAGCGCCCGCAGCCATGCCTGCCCCCACCAGGTCCGCGCGAAGCCCCGCCCTTTGGCGGGTGGCAGCGCGGCGAACGTCCGCTCGCCCTCGCCCTCGCCTTCGTACGCGTATGCGTCGTCACCTGTCATCGTGCGTCGCCCCCTCGCAGCTCCACCAGATCCGCCAGTTCGGCGTCGGTCAATTCGGTCAGCGCCGCCTCGCCGGAGCCGAGCACCGCGTCCGCGAGCTCCCGCTTGCGCTCCAGCATGGCCGCGATGCGGTCCTCGATCGTGCCCTCGGCGATGAGCCGGTGGACCTGCACGGGCTCGGTCTGGCCGATGCGGTACGCCCGGTCGGTGGCCTGCGCCTCGACGGCCGGGTTCCACCAGCGGTCGTAGTGCACGACGTGACCGGCCCTGGTCAGGTTCAGACCGGTGCCCGCCGCCTTGAGCGAGAGCAGGAACACCGGTACGTCACCGTCCTGGAAGCGCCGCACCATCGCCTCCCGCTGCGCCACCGGCGTGCCGCCGTGCAGGAACTGCGTACGTACCCCGCGCGCCGCCAGGTGCCGCTCCAGCAGCCGCGCCATCTGCACGTACTGGGTGAACAGGAGCACGCTCGCACCCTCGGCCAGGATCGTGTCGAGGAGTTCGTCGAGCAGCTCCAGCTTGCCCGAGCGGCCCGCGATCCTCGGCGTGTCCTCTTTCAGGTACTGCGCCGGGTGGTTGCAGATCAGTTTGAGCGCGGTCAGCAGCTTCATCACGAGACCGCGCCGCTCCATGCCGTCGGCCGCGGCGATCGCGGCCATCGTCTCGCGCACCACCGCCTCGTACAGTCCGGTCTGCTCGACGGTGAGCGCGACGGTGCGGTCGGTCTCGGTCTTCGGCGGCAGTTCGGGCGCGATGCCCGGGTCGGACTTGCGGCGGCGCAGCAGGAACGGCCGTACGAGCGCGGCGAGTCGCTCGGCCGCCGCCGGGTCCGCGCCGCCCTCCACGGCCTGTGCGTACCGGGTCCGGAAGGTGCCGAGCCGGCCGAGCAGCCCGGGCGTCGTCCAGTCGAGGATCGCCCACAGCTCGGACAGATTGTTCTCGACGGGCGTGCCGGTCAGGGCCACCCGCGCCTTCGCGCCGATCGTGCGCAACTGCTTCGCGGTCTCCGCGTACGGGTTCTTGACGTGCTGCGCCTCGTCGGCGACGACCATGCCCCACGCCGCACCGGCGAGTCGCGCGGCGTCGAGGCGCATCGTTCCGTAGGTGGTCAGGACGAACTCCCCGTCCGCCAGGCCGTCGAGACTGCGCGTCCCGCCGTGGAAGCGCCGCACGGGCGTGCCGGGTGCGAACTTCTCGATCTCCCGCTGCCAGTTGCCCATCAGCGAGGTCGGACAGACGACGAGAGTCGGCCCGGCGGCCGACTCGTCGCTCTGGCGGTGCAGATGGAGGGCGATCAGCGTGATCGTCTTGCCGAGGCCCATGTCGTCGGCGAGACAGCCGCCGAGGCCGAGAGAGGTCATCCGGTGCAGCCAGTTGAGCCCGCGCAGCTGGTAGTCGCGCAGGGTAGCGGCGAGCGCCGGAGGCTGACCGACCGTCGGCGCCCCGCCCTCCGGCTCGGCGATCCGCTCGCGCAACCGCTCCAGCCAGCCGGACGCCCGGACCTCGACACGCCGGCCATCGACATCGGTGGAGCCGGTCAGCACGGCCCCGAGGGCGTCGACCGGGGTGACCTTGTGGTCCTGGCTCGCGCGGGCGCGGCGCACGTCCTCCGGGTCGATCAGCACCCATTGGTCGCGCAGCCGCACCACGGGCCTGGCGGCCTCGGCCAGCCGGTCCAGCTCCTCGCGGCTCAGTCGCTGGTCGCCCAGTGCGAACCGCCAGTTGAAGGCGAGCAGGGCGTCCGCGGACAGGAACGAGGGCAGCCCGGAGCCTGACGGGTCCGCGGCCGATGCGTCCGGACCTGCCGACCCGGCCGCGGATCCGGCCGCAGGCCCGTCGGCCGGCTCGTCCGGGGGCCGATCACGGCGCGTGCCGTCAGCCTGGTGGTCAGCTCCCGCGGCCAGTGCACCTCTACACCCGTCGCGGCGAGCGCCCGCGATGCCTCGCCCAGCAGTTCGGTGACTTCCTCGTCGGCGAGTTCGACCGCGTCCGGCACCGCCGCCGAGAGGAGCGGGGTGAGGGGCGCCCAGGCGCGTGCCGCCCGGCGCAGCGCCAGCAGCGCGTCCATGCGGGCGCGCGGCCCGAAGGCGGCGTCCTGCCCGGCGGCCCACACGGTCGCGGTGTCCGCGACGAGCGCCGGGTCGCCGACGCTGTGCATCTGCAGTACGGCCCGGAAGGACGGCGTGTCGGCCGCGCCGCCGGTGAGGCCCAGCACCTCGACGCGCAGGGACAGCCGTACGCCCGCGTCGAGTCCGGCCGCCACGTCCTGGGCCCAGGCGCGGGCCTCCGGCAGCACCCGCGGCTCGTCGGCGGCGAACGCGCCGGAGCCCGCCGCGAGCGGTGCGGCCGGGGTGCGCGGCAGCCCGTCGGCGACGGCGTCCAGGAACGCGCGCAGCAGCCGTTCGGGTCCCGGCAGCAGCAGCGGCTCCGCGGTGGCGTCGAGCGGGACGGCGTGGGCCGTGGGCGGCATGGCGGCCGCGAGCGTGCGGATCCGGTCCAGGTCCTCCGCGGACAGCGGCCCGACCCGCCAGGCGTCGTGGTCGGTCGCGGTCAGTCCGGGCAGCAGCAGGCCCCGGGCGGCGAGTTGGAGTGCGAGGACGGCGGCGGCGCCCCAGAACCCCGTGGCGGGGGATGCGTCCTCGGACACCCGCACCCGGGTCAGGACCGGCAGCGCGTCCCGTACGGGCAGCAGCCGGGCCCGTACGACATGGGTCCGGGCGCCGCCGTGGGCGCCGGCCGCG from Streptomyces formicae includes these protein-coding regions:
- a CDS encoding LCP family protein, encoding MRRLTVGLALLSSLVSLPWLGARAGSGTAEPPAGDGSRGTNILIVGVDSRTGLSAAEKRRLHVGGEGCDCTDVMMLVHLSEDQQRASVVSIPRDSYVEYAAPEGSTAPARWGKINGAYKAGRGPMAVRTVEKATGLHIDHYLETGFTGFERTVDNLGGATVCTDKPLKDENSGLDITTGTHRLDGNGALRYARARHINRPGDLGRVRRQQRLLAEMLEDLTVRGALADPVSAARTARTLLTSVRTDEGTGLDDLVRIGWSLGRLPADRTEFTTVPMSHFDHRVPGVGSTLLWHAARSRALWNALRADRPVTGDTRILPVPETRAETNPAGIDVRVDDAVVAEALRRTKFAVTDTSASAPSVRPAGPPVITYPAGREEDAATLAAALPGARLRPASGGSSFEVAVGSEAVTVKTVTYDRNVAEGAPVTADHLRCADGPAAQLARGF
- a CDS encoding N,N-dimethylformamidase beta subunit family domain-containing protein, which translates into the protein MTQRDDDPAATADPPFPERRRILGLAAAALVPAGPWPGRPPAEAEAETQAQPQAPTPAPAHSGDQPFDVRAENARPGSPDWRIVHAGAPRAIEGFAERTSVRPGEPVAMRVSTTAASYTISAYRMGWYGGAKARLVWRSGLLPGLLQPAARVEPATRTAYCDWKRTAQVDTAGWPEGCYLLRLDAADRAGQRYVPLTLRSASAAGRMLVVNSVATWQAYNRWGGIDLYRGRSGRKDSRSLAVSFDRPYLNRNGAGQYLVYEAPLVALAERLGLPLAYATGVDVAREPRLLAGASAVLSPGHDEYWSPQQRRHVAAARDSGTNLAVLGANCCYRRVRFEPSALGTDRIVVCYKEDYAEDPGFRRGLPPTNDYRRRPVPEPESSLLGVLYAGYPVDAPLVVSRPEHWLLEGTGARRGDAFPHLVGVEFDRVDPTRPTPRPVEILAHSPVVCKGRLSHADMAYCSLPGGAGLFATGTMRWVEALEATGTGRRGVNHGLDGRAGHFTRTVTANVLRAFARGPAGTAWPALDNVGDYYGRDGAPVGP
- a CDS encoding SWF or SNF family helicase, with protein sequence MTGDDAYAYEGEGEGERTFAALPPAKGRGFARTWWGQAWLRALEDSALDSEQLKQGRRQARAGAVGAVSVRPGRITAVVRDRDGTAYRSDVLLPELTGDAWDRFLDMAVDRAGHIAALLDREMPPHLVEDAADAGAGLLPGIGDLEPTCSCEAWDLCPHTAALSYQVARLLDHDPFVLLLLRGRGERRLLDELQVRSAARAEPSAPVSDGVRADEAFAAAGILPALPEPPPLPAEPGMPPSLDTETAPAPGVDPDALEFLAADAAVRAHRMLAEALAAGHERRPVEPELAVRQDAVRLAASAGDDGARLTAAVAARLAAGSGRTRSGLGLAVRAWRSGGAAALTVLEDGRVPDEETLVRAEAQLAEGWDEGDRPRLRSAGAGRWTVVGADAQLRVGPDGRWWPYARSGGGWAPAGPAAPDPASALALAGG